The following proteins are co-located in the Castor canadensis chromosome 5, mCasCan1.hap1v2, whole genome shotgun sequence genome:
- the LOC109676245 gene encoding keratin-associated protein 20-2-like yields MCYYGNYYGGLGYGYGGLGCGYGGYGCGYGCGRGFGCGYGGYGYGCYRPLCCGRYWSCGFY; encoded by the coding sequence ATGTGCTACTATGGCAACTACTATGGTGGCCTGGGCTATGGCTATGGTGGCCTAGGCTGTGGCTATGGTGGCTATGGCTGTGGCTATGGCTGTGGCCGTGGCTTTGGCTGTGGCTATGGTGGCTATGGTTATGGCTGCTATCGCCCACTGTGCTGTGGAAGATACTGGTCCTGTGGCTTCTACTGA